The Lagopus muta isolate bLagMut1 chromosome 4, bLagMut1 primary, whole genome shotgun sequence genome has a window encoding:
- the RBPMS gene encoding RNA-binding protein with multiple splicing isoform X2: MSSGAAEREGPAEPGLPEEEGYEGSLIKLTSKQPVGFVSFDSRSEAEAAKNALNGIRFDPEIPQTLRLEFAKANTKMAKSKLVGTPNPSAPLPNTVPQFIAREPYELTVPALYPGSPEVWGPYPLYPAELAPALPPPAFTYPASLHAQMRWLPPSEAGSQGWKSRQFC, from the exons ATGAGCAGCGGCGCCGCCGAGCGGGAGGGCCCCGCCGAGCCGGGCCTGCCCGAGGAAGAG GGCTATGAGGGGTCGCTTATCAAGCTCACCTCCAAGCAG CCCGTGGGGTTCGTGAGCTTTGACAGCCGCTCAGAGGCTGAGGCTGCCAAGAATGCACTGAAC GGCATCCGCTTTGACCCTGAGATCCCCCAGACGCTGCGGCTGGAGTTTGCCAAGGCCAACACGAAGATGGCCAAGAGCAAGCTGGTGGGCACTCCCAACCCCAGCGCGCCCCTCCCCAACACCGTACCTCAGTTCATCGCCAGGGAGCCCT ATGAGCTCACAGTGCCTGCACTTTACCCCGGCAGCCCTGAAGTGTGGGGGCCGTACCCTCTGTACCCAGCGGAGCTGGCGCCTGCTCTACCTCCTCCTGCGTTCACATACCCTGCTTCGCTGCATGCCCAG ATGCGCTGGCTCCCTCCCTCCGAGGCTGGGTCTCAGGGCTGGAAGTCCCGTCAGTTCTGCTGA
- the RBPMS gene encoding RNA-binding protein with multiple splicing isoform X1: MSSGAAEREGPAEPGLPEEEVRTLFVSGLPLDIKPRELYLLFRPFKGYEGSLIKLTSKQPVGFVSFDSRSEAEAAKNALNGIRFDPEIPQTLRLEFAKANTKMAKSKLVGTPNPSAPLPNTVPQFIAREPYELTVPALYPGSPEVWGPYPLYPAELAPALPPPAFTYPASLHAQMRWLPPSEAGSQGWKSRQFC, encoded by the exons ATGAGCAGCGGCGCCGCCGAGCGGGAGGGCCCCGCCGAGCCGGGCCTGCCCGAGGAAGAG GTGAGAACCCTGTTTGTCAGCGGCCTGCCCCTGGACATCAAGCCCCGGGAGCTCTACCTGCTCTTCAGGCCCTTCAAG GGCTATGAGGGGTCGCTTATCAAGCTCACCTCCAAGCAG CCCGTGGGGTTCGTGAGCTTTGACAGCCGCTCAGAGGCTGAGGCTGCCAAGAATGCACTGAAC GGCATCCGCTTTGACCCTGAGATCCCCCAGACGCTGCGGCTGGAGTTTGCCAAGGCCAACACGAAGATGGCCAAGAGCAAGCTGGTGGGCACTCCCAACCCCAGCGCGCCCCTCCCCAACACCGTACCTCAGTTCATCGCCAGGGAGCCCT ATGAGCTCACAGTGCCTGCACTTTACCCCGGCAGCCCTGAAGTGTGGGGGCCGTACCCTCTGTACCCAGCGGAGCTGGCGCCTGCTCTACCTCCTCCTGCGTTCACATACCCTGCTTCGCTGCATGCCCAG ATGCGCTGGCTCCCTCCCTCCGAGGCTGGGTCTCAGGGCTGGAAGTCCCGTCAGTTCTGCTGA